One stretch of Microplitis mediator isolate UGA2020A chromosome 9, iyMicMedi2.1, whole genome shotgun sequence DNA includes these proteins:
- the LOC130674580 gene encoding uncharacterized protein LOC130674580, whose product MSSEMDKIDSSAQMPKQSLNKSEVHDDIITPKIHINEPPNVVTGNDNNHFDGDDDDQQLFGPTYNNNKMVNIGNNVYCTFRVHSMAINDKKSAHLIARTLISGVFKTEAIFKITLSGRSPRAQGRDRMEQDTEVMNMRAKEANYWLFIKIG is encoded by the exons atgtcttcGGAAATGGACAAGATCGATTCTAGTGCACAAATGCCTAAACAATCTCTAAATAAATCTGAGGTACATGATGATATAATTACACCAAAAATTCACATAAATGAACCACCCAACGTTGTTACtggtaatgataataatcattttGATGGTGACGATGATGATCAGCAATTATTTGGTCCtacttacaataataataag atggtAAATATTGGCAATAATGTGTACTGCACGTTTAGGGTTCATTCCATGgcaattaatgataaaaaatcagCACATTTAATTGCCCGTACACTAATTTCTGGGGTTTTTAAAACTgaagcaatttttaaaattactttatcGGGAAGATCTCCTAGAGCTCAAGGTCGAGATAGAATGGAACAAGATACAGAAGTTATGAATATGAGAGCTAAAGAAGCAAATTATTG